The segment AAGAATGCAAATATCTAATCAACATCACTACGACCTTCATCGATCAATCTACCCTTTTAGTGGTGCTCCAAGCCAGAGACAAAAAGAATACTATTATCAAATCAACATCACAATTCCAACCTTAATGGTCGATCTATCCTAATAGTGATGTCCCAAGACAAATAAGAGAGACAAGAAAAATGCAACTATCTGATCAATATCACAATAAGAGAGACGAGAAGAATGTAACTATCTAATCAACATCATAATTCCGACCTTCATTGGTCGGTATGCCATAATAGCctccccaccccacccccacacGCACAAGACAAACAAAAGATACGAGAAAAATGCAACTATCTAATCAGGATCACAATTCCGACCTTAAAAAATGACTATTGAACACATACAGAAACAATTTTGAGGGACTTAACTAAAGAAACAAAAGGGCAAGAGAGAATATACAGAAAGAGACTAATAACCAGATAGATTATCATATGGCTGGTCATAGAAAAGCTTAAAATGCCTCACAACTTTAGATACATGATCCACAGTTGAGCTAAACTACAATCGATACGATCGATCCGAAAAACCAGAAACTGTATAGAAccatttacaaaaaattaagcCACCAACCAATTTAGCGATAACTAACTATACTTTCAGGGCATCCCCACGATGAAGGAAGATGCATATATCTAGTTTACAATGGCTCTCGCCAAATACGCCCAGCTACCTTTAGCTTCAGCTCCTTCCTGTCACCACCAGAGAAGAAGAGTGCCATGCTCCTTTGAATAATCAGCCCGTCTAAACTGTCTCGGACAGTTTTATGACTATCACGGATGCTCCTCGGTACTCCCTGCCATGTTAACTTTCTGCCAAATCCACCTACTTCAAGACTATAGCTAAATCTTTtcgcatcatcatcatcacccaTAAAACGAAGGAATGCCATGTATACCGGTGCCAATCCAAGATTGAAAGCCTCAAAGTGCAGGCAGAACTGGTGACCGAAACAGTTAAAAACCTATTCCAGGAATCAGCAAACAAACTATTACCAACAGCACATCATTGCAGATGGAACAATGTGAAAATCCACAAAGAAAAAGGCTCGGTTATCGTATGGCTAAATGCTAGATGGAAAATTAATTGGTAGGCGAATAACAAAATTATGCATGCTCTTGTCTGCCTTCACTTTCAACCAAAAAAGATAAAGCTGGCAATAGAAGTATGAACCTCCTAACAATAGCTAAAGTACAAAGACGATGATGAATAACAAAATGTTATACAACACTTCTACAATTGGATGAAGAAAACTGCTCCGTTTCAATTATTTGCCTGGTTTTGATGTGTCtcggagtttaagaaagtagagaaattttttgaatcttgtcatcttaaactcaaaatatgtaaaatgtatcaaaatgtacTTCAATCTTATGGCATTAAACATGTCATATGAAGAGTTGGAATTAAAGAGTTTGCACTTTGCCAAAAAGGGGAAGAGGCATTCTTTTATAAACAAACTAAAAggaaagtaaaacaaattgtaACGAAGGAGTACATAATAGtggttcttctttttttgataagGTAAATAGTAACAGATTTTTCCTCAAAGTATTGAATAGGAGTTCAAGATCTAACTTTAAGAGAACAAATTAACAGAAACAGCCATCAATTTCTCTCCTTCCACAGAAGACAGCATCagaattttcaaaagattttctttCAATGTTGACTTAAAAGGGTATGTGAATCTCATTGGGATTTTGCCTTTAAGTTGTTGATAAAGAAGCACAAAACACTGGACGTTTGTGCTTCTTTTACTTGTGCAGGAAAGCTGTAAAATTACAATAACATACCCGGTGGCAGGTGTTAGCCTAAAAGTGGGATCtagggagggtagagtgtataCAAACCTTACTCCTACCTCGTAGAGATAGGAGAGGTTATACAGTCTTACCCTGCATTGCTGCAAGAGGCTATTTCCATGGCTCAAACACGTGACCTCCTGGTCACATGGCGGCAACTTAACCAGTTACACCAAGGCTCTCCTTCACaacaaaggaaaaaagaaaaaagagagaaagaaagataGAGGACTAACCGTCAACATCCATGTAGCATTCTCAACTTCTTGAGGATTAGATTTGACATAACGATGATTGAAGGTACAGCCATCATGCATATCAACTTTGTGATCATCTTTTAGGTGTGCAACGAGGTACTGAATATCACCGGTAACAGCGCATTCAGATCCTGCATATGGGCAATTGTATGGTCGAAATCTGCAGTTCTGCTCATGACGAAGCCTAGTATGATAAGTGAATATATCTTGACAGCCATAAATTTGGTATCGGCACGGCAATTCTAGTGACTCAGCAATTTTTTCCAGTGCTAAACATCTTATGTTTCCAAGCTCATGGCGGCAAATTGGACACACATGTACTTTTGACTTGCACTTCACGCATAACGTGTGGCCGTTTGGACACTTACAAGAAAAAGATCAACAAGCTCAGTAAAAGACCAAGAAATGCACAAtataattgaagaataagatCACAAACTtgacaaaaaagaaatagaaaaacgAAACAAAAGTTCAGTCGGCCAACATTTTTTGGAAGGCACTTATCTTTTGAAGGGATAATATCTTTTTCTTTGATTGTGCCACAAAACCATCACACACTACTCTCGAGAAGGAAGTATGCAATGAATACTACATAAACGGAAGATAGGAAAATCATCTTTCTAACTTTCTATCCCAAAAACATACCAAAAATCTGCTATTAATGTTAAATTATATGCTTTACTGAATTCTTTGTGGTAATTCCTTTACATAGGCCATAGATCTAAGAGATGCATTGGGTATGTAGACTGTAGCACAGTACATAAATATGTTTATCGTGTAGGAAACTAGTTGTTCTCTATCATTAACTACCAACGACAAGCATCAAATTTTCACAATTATTTTCTCTAATACAGCTTGTAGAGTTTACTGTCCATAACATGAGACATTTATCCTTCTTTGTGGTAAACCACACACGTGtaggtttaattttttttccttcagaaagaacatgaaaattccttttgataatgatgatgaaaaTCGGGCCCAAGACATCTTTGTGCTTTACTACCATAAAAAGAAGTGTATCAGAACCAAACTTAATTCCAAAAGTAAACTCATGAGGTGAGGATATCCTCAGACCATATAAGGAGACAACAACGCATTCCCTCAATCAATGTGGGACTTACCAAAGTGGATGTCCAGAGTGGGAAGAGTAAAATGGAGAGAACAAACAATGGAAAGCAAATAATGGGGATGGCTGAAACTTATTTCTAGTAGGTTAAGGTACTCTAGCTGTCTAGCAAATTGCAAGAACTTTTTTACTAAGAATGGGGAGAGAACTAATTCATCTCTACTGAACAGACTAACAGACATTTTCTCTCTATAGTAGCTCGAATTGATTATATTATGCTGCACCTTCATTAGATGTGACACTTGAATTTAAAAACTCATTTGAACCATTTATAGTCATTTGTCTAGAAAGAAAGCACAATGAGATATTATGGAAGCTGGACATAACTCTTATCAAAACTGAGATGATTGCATCAGCTCAAAAGCAAACTTGTAAGATAGTACAGCAGTAAAACGTTTTcttagaattcaaaattcaCTATCCAATACATTCTATATAGTTTGGACTACTAAAATTTGGTGTTCAATAATCGTTTGGAAAAATATCAGCATTATTATCGAAATTCAACAGCAAGTACCAAAAGCAGCTCCACCCTGTGCCACTTTGGTGAATAACAGAATGTCACAAATCACTATCATAGCAAAGCTGCCATTccaattaaagaaatattagaaTCTACCTGGTGAATTGGTGGATACATTGGATTCATACAAACAGGGCATTCAAGTAGCTCATGAACAGCACTATTAGATCCAACTCCATTCTTCCCACCAATAACAGCTGCAGCTTTTCTAAAGGGGGAGTTTTTGAACTCAGCACTTTCTGGTGCAATACCATAGTCAGAATATGCACTGCGGGAATCACCAATATCCTGGTAGTTACTGCCTCCGGGAGCCATGGTATCTATATAAACTACTATGTGTTGACAACAATATATATCCTCCACAAATCTGATCTTCTAGCTCTCTTGACGGCCCTGATCCTGCCACCAAAGAAAGCACGGACATAAATTGGAAAGATATTCATTTTCTGACTAAAAAGGGCAGAGAAATCAACCTACCAAACAGAATAAGAAAAAGATCTACATAAATGAAAAAGCAATAAGGCGTCGGAAAGGAGGTTTGTGCCACTACTAGTTAGAACACCCTGTTTCAATGCCAGTTAATGCATGCAATCTAACACCAACACTTATATGGAAATTTCTTTGCCAAGTCTTCGATGGCTAACCAGAGTaagtttttaagaaaatattcattTCGCAAGCAAAATTAACAGGAGAGTTGGGAAAAGGAGAACAGCAGAAAAGAAGTTCAGTTAAACAAGTTAATGTCCCTATTATAAATAATGAGATAACTAGTCTATTGAACTTTTCGATTGTCAGCATTCAAGATTAGCAAGTTGCACACATGTCTAGAACTGGTCTTTCAATAACTAGGTCATGCGTCAAATAATTGCTAGAAGAAGATACTTGtgtaaaatcaaaatattattattctaaaaGAGTTTGACCAAAGACTTAATTCACCAAGTAAACTTGCTATGTTGTTGCCAATAATTCacctatcaattttttttttaaaacataacacATCTAATCCCCGAAAGCAATTACAATTGGTCCTTTGGCAACTGCAAGAAGtaaaattaagatataaaaATAGTTGCACATCTGTAACTTCCCTTCAGATACTAACAAAGTCCTTGCATTGAAAATAATGCGAAGCTATGCTACTCTCAGGACAAAGCATCCAGAAAAGTCTAATTCAACCAAAGATTGGGGAAGAGTATTTGAAATGGAAACCAAGCTGCTACAACCTAGTCCAAGATTTAAAATTCCTTTATTGCTAGTACATCTTATAACAGCAGATAATATACATAGAGGACGATTATACGGAGAACAAATCTTATCCAGAATGACACCTCATCTGCAGCTAGTTTCATGGTATGGATTGACAACCTATCCAAGACAGCCTTTATTATTGGAAATCTAGCGACATTTTGTCCAAACTGACACCTCATCTGCAGCTGAGTTTCACGGTATGGATAGAGCAACATGCTCAAGAAAATCAGAACTTTTTTGGACAATCCAAGAAAACTAGTCCCTTGGTCATAaaaaattgtccaatttcacaTCTAAAGAGTCAAAGAAACAAATCTTCGACTAAGATTTTCAAGTGTATTATGCTGTTTGAAATGGAAAATATTATAACTTGAAAAGTTCCTAAACATCCAAATTAATTTCAAAGTTgtttttaaataagtaaaagtttTTAAGAGGATTTGGCATCTGATGTTTTGCAAAGCTTATAAATGTATCTTAACTTGTAATTAAAGTTTCTAACCAAGAGCTAGATTATATTAATTGCACAGCAAAAAGAATGTCTGGTCTCATTTCAACtgttctatatttttctttctggACACTAATTATTGAAAAGAGTGCATAAACACAGTGGTATAGGATATTCAAAAACCAAGCAATGTGCTTTTATGTAGCACCAAAGTAGCACTTTGGATTTGTCAATTTGAAGTCAAAGACACATAGATTGAGAACGAATAGCACAACCACATCCACATGGAAAAATATGATAGAAAGATGAAAACACATCAGGAAACTATATCTTTGGCTAAAAGATGTGTGTTGGCTAGAGAACTATCCATCACTCCCATGCAATAATCATAATTCGACAACAACTGGATCCAAAGGTAGAGACATATAAAGAATTAAAAGTGACTCTTTTCAATATACATTTAGAATTTCATTGACAACGATGGGGCGGCGGGAGAAACAAGTTATTGAAGAGGAAAGTACTCCTATTCTTGGAAATTCTCAAAAGGAAAGTAAGCTAGTAATTCTAGGGCTGACGGCAATATTAAAAGGAATGGCATTCATACAACTCTTTTATAGGCAGAGAACTTTGATTTAGCCGCGTTAATAATCATGACACTCTTACAAAGAAAGTGATGTCTAATAAGTATAACGACTTAGTAGATACTTTACCTGCTCAAAAAGAAGAATGAAgacttattatgattattttcaattttcaaaagacTCCTTAAAATTTGTCAAGCAGCTCCCTTCTCTTTTAAGGGAAGTGACTTTGATACGCTCAAAAGTTGTCTCGAGTTTCGACACTAATCTGTCATCAAAATTGTCCGCAGACACATTTGCTTAAATTCTACCAGCCAAAGCCATCAAAAGCTTAAGTCCTCGTGCAGGATACCTTGGTTAACCAAACTAACTCACCGAGATGAATAAATCTAAGttcttcaacaaaaaatttcttaagGTAAGTGTGGATAGAGAGTTTCCCCACCTGACAAGGCTATGCTAAATGTCCAGCAAAGTATCACCCAATAGGAAAAAGCATAGACAGCATAGCAACTAAGGTATCTCACTTGTTTCCAACATCACACTGGAATGTACCATATAAAAATCTTCTCAAAGAAGTTTCTTACACAAGAAGCGAATGCAATGCCAACAA is part of the Solanum lycopersicum chromosome 1, SLM_r2.1 genome and harbors:
- the SLSINA1 gene encoding E3 ubiquitin-protein ligase SINAT2, which encodes MAPGGSNYQDIGDSRSAYSDYGIAPESAEFKNSPFRKAAAVIGGKNGVGSNSAVHELLECPVCMNPMYPPIHQCPNGHTLCVKCKSKVHVCPICRHELGNIRCLALEKIAESLELPCRYQIYGCQDIFTYHTRLRHEQNCRFRPYNCPYAGSECAVTGDIQYLVAHLKDDHKVDMHDGCTFNHRYVKSNPQEVENATWMLTVFNCFGHQFCLHFEAFNLGLAPVYMAFLRFMGDDDDAKRFSYSLEVGGFGRKLTWQGVPRSIRDSHKTVRDSLDGLIIQRSMALFFSGGDRKELKLKVAGRIWREPL